Proteins co-encoded in one Anopheles moucheti chromosome X, idAnoMoucSN_F20_07, whole genome shotgun sequence genomic window:
- the LOC128307198 gene encoding sodium- and chloride-dependent GABA transporter 1-like isoform X1, with translation MRDCVTVCCPVYIRYRRYCKLYYRIFSLQSNTPYRLYRIVRQGVFFFNIVQWTPIKYLGYSYPFWAHAFGWFTALSSMLCIPGYMIWLWRNTPGDRANKIRLIVRIEDSVSQLRERMQADAEKGMEL, from the exons ATGCGTGACTGTGTGACTGTGTGTTGCCCTGTGTACATTCGCTACAGGCGTTATTGCAAGTTGTACTACCGAATATTTTCGCTCCAATCTAACACTCCTTACCGATTGTATCGAATCGTTCGACAGGGTGTGTTCTTCTTCAACATCGTCCAGTGGACTCCGATCAAGTACCTTGGCTATTCGTATCCGTTCTGGGCCCACGCCTTCGGTTGGTTTACCGCACTGTCGTCGATGCTGTGCATCCCCGGATACATGATCTGGCTGTGGAGAAACACACCCGGCGATCGTGCTAAC AAAATTCGGCTGATCGTTCGAATTGAGGACAGCGTAAGCCAGCTGCGGGAGAGAATGCAGGCGGATGCCGAGAAGGGCATGGAGCTGTAA
- the LOC128307198 gene encoding sodium- and chloride-dependent GABA transporter 1-like isoform X2 yields the protein MEELNDKVSLVTVIVLAIVYKYGVFFFNIVQWTPIKYLGYSYPFWAHAFGWFTALSSMLCIPGYMIWLWRNTPGDRANKIRLIVRIEDSVSQLRERMQADAEKGMEL from the exons ATGGAAGAATTAAACGATAAAGTATCATTAGTGACAGTGATTGTGTTAGCGATTGTTTATAAATAT GGTGTGTTCTTCTTCAACATCGTCCAGTGGACTCCGATCAAGTACCTTGGCTATTCGTATCCGTTCTGGGCCCACGCCTTCGGTTGGTTTACCGCACTGTCGTCGATGCTGTGCATCCCCGGATACATGATCTGGCTGTGGAGAAACACACCCGGCGATCGTGCTAAC AAAATTCGGCTGATCGTTCGAATTGAGGACAGCGTAAGCCAGCTGCGGGAGAGAATGCAGGCGGATGCCGAGAAGGGCATGGAGCTGTAA